Proteins encoded together in one Perognathus longimembris pacificus isolate PPM17 chromosome 8, ASM2315922v1, whole genome shotgun sequence window:
- the Sertad2 gene encoding SERTA domain-containing protein 2: MLGKGGKRKFDEHEDGLEGKIVSPSDGPSKVSYTLQRQTIFNISLMKLYNHRPLTEPSLQKTVLINNMLRRIQEELKQEGSLRPMFTPSSPPSDSLSDSYREAPPAFSHLSSAPAHPCDLGSTTPLEACLTPASLLEEDDDTFCTSQAMQPAAPTRLPPAALPPEKDSFSSALDEIEELCPTSTSTEAAAATAATDSLKGTSSEPSIQKPEGPQESRTDDPKLMDSLPGNFEITTSTGFLTDLTLDDILFADIDTSMYDFDPCTSASGTASKMAPVSADDLLKTLAPYSSQPVTPSQPFKMDLTELDHIMEVLVGS; this comes from the coding sequence ATGTTGGGTAAAGGAGGAAAGCGGAAGTTTGATGAGCATGAAGATGGGCTGGAAGGCAAAATCGTGTCTCCCTCTGATGGCCCATCCAAGGTGTCTTACACCTTACAGCGCCAGACTATCTTCAACATTTCCCTTATGAAACTGTACAACCACAGGCCCCTGACAGAGCCCAGCTTGCAAAAGACTGTTTTAATTAACAACATGTTGAGGCGGATCCAGGAGGAACTCAAGCAAGAAGGCAGCCTGAGGCCTATGTTCACCCCTTCCTCTCCACCCAGCGACTCGCTGAGTGACAGCTACCGGGAGGCCCCACCTGCCTTCAGCCACCTCTCCTCTGCTCCTGCTCACCCCTGTGACCTCGGAAGCACTACGCCCCTGGAGGCCTGCCTCACCCCTGCCTCACTGCTTGAGGAGGATGATGACACTTTTTGCACTTCCCAGGCTATGCAGCCTGCAGCTCCTACTAGACTCCCCCCTGCAGCCCTCCCACCAGAAAAGGACAGCTTCTCATCTGCCTTGGATGAGATCGAAGAACTCTGTCCCACATCTACCTCCACAGAGGCCGCCGCCGCCACAGCAGCGACTGACAGCTTGAAAGGGACCTCTAGTGAGCCCAGCATCCAGAAACCCGAAGGGCCCCAGGAGAGCCGCACAGATGACCCCAAACTGATGGACTCTCTGCCTGGGAATTTTGAAATAACAACCTCCACGGGTTTCCTGACAGACTTGACCCTGGACGACATCTTGTTTGCTGACATTGACACGTCCATGTATGATTTTGACCCCTGTACATCCGCGTCAGGGACGGCCTCAAAAATGGCCCCTGTGTCAGCCGATGACCTCCTCAAGACTCTGGCTCCTTACAGCAGTCAGCCCGTCACCCCGAGTCAGCCTTTCAAAATGGACCTCACAGAGCTGGATCACATCATGGAGGTGCTCGTTGGGTCCTAA